The proteins below are encoded in one region of Alistipes communis:
- a CDS encoding M48 family metallopeptidase: METKLQHPLLGEIVLCQTRRARRISLSVRSTGGVRLSFPCNVPRARALAFLESKTDWVIRTRDRLAARAAAHPAPAPCDIEALRSAAKAELPTRVEELARLHGFRYGRVTIRASRTKWGCCTGDNNLSLSLFLMTLPPHLRDFVLLHELCHTVHHDHSPHFHALLDRLTGGNEKLLSRELRSYSIPAR, from the coding sequence TTGGAAACCAAACTGCAACACCCCCTGCTGGGTGAAATCGTCCTCTGCCAGACCCGCCGTGCACGCCGCATCTCGCTTTCGGTGCGCAGCACAGGCGGCGTGCGGCTGAGTTTTCCCTGCAACGTACCGCGCGCACGCGCGCTGGCCTTTCTGGAATCGAAAACCGACTGGGTGATCCGGACGCGCGACCGGCTCGCGGCACGCGCTGCGGCGCATCCGGCACCCGCCCCGTGCGACATCGAGGCATTGCGCAGCGCCGCCAAGGCCGAACTGCCCACGCGCGTCGAAGAACTGGCACGGCTGCACGGGTTCCGCTACGGACGGGTGACGATCCGTGCGTCGCGCACCAAATGGGGCTGCTGCACGGGCGACAACAACCTGTCGCTGAGTCTCTTCCTGATGACCTTACCCCCGCATCTGCGCGACTTCGTACTGCTGCACGAACTCTGCCACACCGTCCACCACGACCACTCGCCCCATTTCCACGCACTGCTCGACCGGCTCACCGGCGGCAACGAAAAACTCCTCAGCCGTGAGCTGAGGAGCTATTCGATACCGGCACGGTAG
- the gyrA gene encoding DNA gyrase subunit A produces MLTEEEKNAGLEGRIIPVNIEQQMKSAYIDYSMSVIVSRALPDARDGLKPVHRRILYDMSAELGLYSDKPTRKSARIVGDVLGKFHPHGDSSVYNAMVRMAQEWSLRYPLIFGQGNFGSMDGDSPAAMRYTEARMRKITDEVMADIDKETIDWTNNFDDTMKEPTVLPTKIPLLLVNGASGIAVGMATNMAPHNLGEVIDACCAYVDNHDIECEELLQYVKGPDFPTGGIIYGYEGVREALMTGRGRVVMRARTEIEHTASGRECIVVTEIPYMVNKAEMIKKIADMINDKKIEGISYINDESDRQGLRIVIILKQDAVASVVLNTLYKNTPLQTSFPVNNIALVHGRPYLLNLRDMIRHFIEHRHDVVVRRTRFDLQKAEERLHIVLGLLIAQDNIDEVIHTIRAARTPDEAKTALMEKFGLSELQASAIIEMRLRALTGLEHGKLTAERDELQKQIAYFNEVLRSEPLQMKIIKDELLEMKEKYSDERRTEIVYASEEFNPEDFYADDEMVITISHMGYIKRTPLAEYRTQNRGGVGAKGSATRDEDFIEHIYVATMHNTMLFFTEKGRCFWLKVYQIPEGTRSSKGRAIQNVIQIEPDDKVRAYINVKRLDDEEYVNNNYIVMCTKDGTIKKTRLEAYSRPRSNGVNAIVIREGDQLIEAKLTSGEAEVMIAAREGKAIRFNERTVRPIGRVGAGVRGISLEEGDEAVGMICVEPDSGQDVLVLSENGYGKRTDLDEYRITNRGGKGVKTINITEKTGKLISIQAVTDDNDLMIINRSGLTIRTAVSQIRVAGRATQGVRIINLREGDAIASVMAVPGSEEEELAAVEGGENPAPAATDETPAAEQ; encoded by the coding sequence ATGCTGACTGAAGAAGAAAAGAATGCCGGTTTGGAGGGGCGTATCATCCCCGTCAACATCGAGCAGCAGATGAAATCGGCCTACATCGACTACTCGATGTCGGTCATCGTTTCGCGCGCCCTGCCTGACGCGCGCGACGGTCTGAAGCCCGTGCACCGCCGTATTTTGTACGACATGAGCGCCGAACTGGGGCTCTATTCCGATAAACCGACGCGTAAGTCGGCCCGTATCGTGGGCGACGTGCTCGGTAAGTTCCACCCCCACGGCGACTCGTCGGTCTACAATGCCATGGTGCGCATGGCGCAGGAGTGGTCGCTGCGGTATCCGCTGATTTTCGGTCAGGGCAACTTCGGTTCGATGGACGGCGACTCGCCTGCGGCGATGCGTTACACCGAGGCGCGTATGCGCAAGATCACCGACGAGGTGATGGCCGACATCGACAAGGAGACGATCGACTGGACGAACAACTTCGACGATACGATGAAGGAGCCGACGGTGCTCCCCACCAAGATTCCGCTGCTGCTCGTCAACGGCGCGAGCGGCATCGCCGTGGGCATGGCCACCAACATGGCGCCCCATAATCTGGGCGAGGTGATCGACGCCTGCTGCGCCTATGTCGACAACCACGACATCGAGTGCGAGGAGCTGCTCCAGTACGTCAAGGGCCCCGATTTCCCGACGGGAGGCATCATCTACGGCTACGAGGGCGTCCGCGAGGCGCTCATGACGGGCCGCGGACGCGTCGTGATGCGCGCCCGGACCGAGATCGAACACACGGCGTCGGGCCGCGAGTGCATCGTGGTGACGGAGATTCCCTACATGGTCAACAAGGCCGAGATGATCAAGAAGATCGCCGACATGATCAACGACAAGAAGATCGAGGGCATCTCCTACATCAACGACGAGTCGGACCGTCAGGGACTCCGCATCGTCATCATCCTCAAACAGGATGCCGTGGCGAGCGTGGTGCTCAATACGCTTTACAAGAATACGCCGTTGCAGACGTCGTTCCCCGTGAACAACATCGCGCTGGTGCACGGCCGTCCCTACCTGCTCAACCTGCGCGACATGATCCGCCACTTCATCGAGCACCGGCACGACGTGGTGGTGCGCCGCACGCGCTTCGATTTGCAAAAGGCCGAGGAGCGGCTGCACATCGTGCTGGGTCTGTTGATCGCGCAGGACAATATCGACGAGGTGATCCACACCATTCGCGCCGCCCGCACGCCCGACGAGGCCAAGACGGCGCTTATGGAGAAGTTCGGCCTGAGCGAGTTGCAGGCTTCGGCGATCATCGAGATGCGCCTGCGCGCGCTGACGGGGCTGGAACACGGCAAGCTGACGGCCGAGCGCGACGAGTTGCAGAAGCAGATCGCCTACTTCAACGAGGTGCTCCGGAGCGAACCGTTGCAGATGAAGATCATCAAGGACGAACTGCTCGAAATGAAGGAGAAATACAGCGACGAACGCCGCACGGAGATCGTCTACGCCTCGGAGGAGTTCAATCCCGAAGATTTCTACGCCGACGACGAAATGGTCATCACCATTTCGCACATGGGCTATATCAAACGCACGCCGCTGGCCGAATACCGCACGCAGAACCGCGGCGGCGTGGGCGCCAAGGGCAGTGCGACGCGCGACGAGGACTTCATCGAGCACATCTACGTGGCCACGATGCACAATACGATGCTCTTCTTCACCGAGAAGGGGCGCTGCTTCTGGTTGAAGGTCTACCAGATTCCCGAAGGAACGCGCTCGTCGAAGGGACGCGCCATCCAGAACGTCATCCAGATCGAACCGGACGACAAGGTGCGCGCCTACATCAACGTCAAGCGCCTCGACGACGAGGAGTACGTCAACAACAACTATATCGTGATGTGTACCAAGGACGGTACGATCAAGAAGACCCGTTTGGAGGCCTATTCGCGGCCGCGCAGCAACGGCGTCAATGCCATCGTCATCCGCGAGGGCGACCAGCTCATCGAGGCGAAGCTCACCAGCGGCGAGGCCGAGGTGATGATCGCGGCGCGCGAGGGCAAGGCGATCCGCTTCAACGAGCGGACGGTGCGTCCGATCGGCCGTGTGGGCGCCGGCGTGCGCGGCATCTCGCTCGAAGAGGGCGACGAAGCGGTCGGCATGATTTGTGTCGAACCCGACAGCGGGCAGGACGTGTTGGTGCTCAGCGAAAACGGATACGGCAAACGGACCGATCTGGACGAGTACCGCATCACGAACCGCGGCGGCAAGGGCGTCAAGACGATCAATATTACCGAGAAGACCGGAAAACTGATCTCGATCCAGGCCGTGACCGACGACAACGATCTGATGATTATCAACCGGTCGGGTCTCACGATCCGCACGGCGGTGTCGCAGATCCGCGTGGCGGGCCGCGCTACGCAGGGCGTGCGGATCATCAACCTGCGCGAGGGCGACGCCATCGCCTCGGTAATGGCCGTTCCGGGCAGCGAGGAGGAGGAGCTGGCGGCGGTCGAAGGCGGGGAGAATCCCGCTCCCGCAGCGACGGACGAAACGCCTGCCGCCGAGCAATAA
- a CDS encoding DUF4153 domain-containing protein produces MNRLKKFLTDTADSLLRVALRYPVEAALCIYACIFGAIQIEWSFDYHMLLAADGAATEMRQLPHGVFTMLPLTMLATLIVHTLVGRASRAWRTLYLLVPLLLTIASWLLGKEWFGTSRFFITSAVLAPLGLLMARRTLPNGPFVRQTLGYIRAAAVGGIFALTAMLSAMAIYHSVIYIFNIPASWEVRNLVDSYIVLFSWALLWPLTALARLDGYLSDEPQGTKTTDTLLNWILAPALLVYAAILYLYCLQILFTWSLPKGGVAYLVFGFTMALFTVKALQELVVQRRYDWFFDRISIFALPPLVLFWAGVMQRVGDYGLTDWRVYLIVCGAIMTAAVALFAARRTGRYYYIAATAFVLFFLTAYIPRFSATAFSLRSQTARAERLAGQTGLLDESGRLDLSRIDERDTAQLKRYRELYASLDYLDDHDTLLLADRFGIARSRELLGRFHSDRIRDYIQWGYELDTAEAAALTSSYSNSELRAPLRIDGYRYCYAPVSFSYNNGSSRYTTSGDTLRLYLPDGRELFRRSFDELFTERCDQLLYWPDDEPLYTADNLLFYRTDSLLISFSWAEVSRGKHRYVALNVDKFYTK; encoded by the coding sequence ATGAACCGCCTGAAAAAATTCCTGACCGACACGGCCGACTCGCTGCTGCGGGTCGCCCTGCGCTATCCCGTCGAGGCAGCGCTCTGCATCTACGCCTGTATCTTCGGCGCGATCCAGATCGAATGGAGTTTCGACTACCATATGCTGCTCGCGGCCGACGGCGCCGCCACCGAAATGCGGCAGCTGCCCCACGGCGTCTTCACGATGCTGCCGCTGACGATGCTCGCGACGCTCATTGTCCACACGCTCGTCGGCCGGGCCTCGCGGGCATGGCGCACGCTCTACCTGCTGGTACCGCTGCTGCTGACGATCGCCTCGTGGCTGCTGGGCAAGGAGTGGTTCGGAACGAGCCGGTTCTTCATCACCTCGGCCGTTCTCGCGCCGCTCGGACTGCTCATGGCCCGCCGCACCCTGCCCAACGGCCCGTTCGTACGACAAACGTTGGGATACATTCGCGCTGCGGCCGTCGGCGGGATCTTCGCGCTGACGGCCATGCTCTCCGCGATGGCCATCTACCACTCGGTCATCTACATCTTCAATATCCCGGCGTCATGGGAAGTCCGTAATCTCGTCGACTCCTACATCGTCCTCTTCTCGTGGGCTCTGCTCTGGCCCCTGACCGCATTGGCTCGACTCGACGGCTACCTGTCGGATGAACCGCAGGGCACGAAAACGACCGACACGCTGCTCAACTGGATTCTCGCGCCGGCGCTGCTCGTCTACGCGGCGATCCTCTACCTCTACTGCCTGCAAATCCTCTTCACGTGGTCGCTGCCCAAAGGGGGCGTCGCCTATCTGGTCTTCGGCTTCACGATGGCCCTGTTCACGGTCAAGGCATTGCAGGAACTCGTCGTGCAGCGGCGCTACGACTGGTTTTTCGACCGCATCAGCATCTTCGCGCTGCCGCCGCTCGTGCTCTTCTGGGCCGGCGTCATGCAGCGCGTCGGCGACTACGGTCTGACCGACTGGCGCGTCTACCTCATCGTCTGCGGCGCGATCATGACCGCAGCCGTCGCACTCTTCGCCGCACGCCGCACCGGACGTTACTACTACATCGCCGCAACGGCCTTCGTCCTCTTCTTCCTGACGGCCTACATTCCCCGCTTCTCGGCCACGGCGTTCTCGCTGCGGTCGCAGACCGCGCGCGCCGAGCGGCTGGCCGGCCAAACGGGGCTGCTCGACGAATCCGGCCGACTCGATCTGTCCCGCATCGACGAACGCGACACGGCGCAGCTCAAACGTTATCGCGAGCTCTACGCCTCGCTCGACTACCTCGACGACCACGATACGCTGCTGCTGGCCGACCGCTTCGGCATCGCCCGCTCCCGCGAACTCCTCGGCCGCTTTCATAGCGACCGGATCAGAGACTATATCCAGTGGGGCTACGAACTCGATACCGCCGAAGCGGCAGCCCTCACAAGCTCCTACTCGAACTCGGAACTCCGTGCACCGCTCCGCATCGACGGCTACCGGTACTGCTACGCCCCCGTCTCCTTCTCCTACAACAACGGAAGCTCGCGTTATACAACCTCGGGCGACACGCTGCGGCTCTACCTGCCCGACGGACGGGAGCTTTTCCGCCGTTCGTTCGACGAGCTGTTCACGGAACGTTGCGACCAGCTACTCTACTGGCCCGACGACGAGCCGCTCTACACGGCCGACAACCTCTTGTTCTACCGCACCGATTCGCTGCTCATCTCGTTCAGCTGGGCCGAGGTATCGCGCGGGAAGCACCGTTATGTCGCTCTGAACGTCGACAAATTCTATACGAAATAG
- the rlmB gene encoding 23S rRNA (guanosine(2251)-2'-O)-methyltransferase RlmB, which yields MDNNLIFGIRPVVEAIEAGREIEKLYIRKGAEGQLMTELRDLCLRHRVRVQEVPVEKLNRLVRGNHQGVVAQIAAIAYVQLDDILERVPDDETPLVVVFDGVTDVRNFGAIARSAECAGAHGLIAPLKNSAPVNAEAIRASAGALTTIPVCRVGSIRNTLKTLQAEGFQVVAATEKSRKLLYDADLRRPTALVMGAEETGISKEVLKLCDERLAIPLIGRIESLNVSAAAAVMLFEVVRQRIGAATE from the coding sequence ATGGATAACAACCTGATTTTCGGCATCCGCCCCGTGGTGGAGGCCATCGAAGCCGGACGAGAGATCGAAAAACTCTACATCCGCAAAGGCGCCGAAGGGCAGCTGATGACCGAGCTGCGCGACCTCTGCCTGCGCCACCGCGTGCGCGTGCAGGAGGTGCCCGTCGAGAAGCTCAACCGGCTCGTACGCGGCAATCACCAGGGCGTCGTGGCGCAGATCGCCGCGATCGCATACGTGCAGCTCGACGATATCCTCGAACGTGTCCCCGACGACGAGACGCCGCTGGTGGTGGTCTTCGACGGCGTGACCGACGTGCGCAACTTCGGCGCGATCGCCCGCTCGGCCGAGTGCGCCGGCGCGCACGGGCTCATCGCGCCGCTCAAAAATTCCGCACCGGTCAACGCCGAAGCGATCCGAGCATCGGCCGGCGCGCTCACGACGATCCCCGTCTGCCGCGTCGGCTCGATCCGCAACACGCTCAAAACGTTGCAGGCCGAAGGGTTCCAGGTGGTCGCCGCCACCGAAAAGAGCCGCAAACTGCTCTACGACGCCGACCTGCGTCGTCCGACCGCGCTCGTAATGGGCGCCGAGGAGACCGGTATCTCGAAGGAGGTGCTCAAACTCTGCGACGAACGACTGGCCATTCCGCTCATCGGCCGCATCGAATCGCTCAACGTCTCGGCCGCTGCGGCCGTGATGCTGTTCGAAGTCGTCCGCCAACGCATCGGCGCAGCGACCGAGTGA
- a CDS encoding MATE family efflux transporter, with amino-acid sequence MNREILRLALPNIVSNITVPVMGIASTMIAGNLGGGDTTRAIGSLAVGVSIFNFIYWNCSFLRMGTSGLTAQAYGAKNHRECTATLARTLLVAAVLGALILLLQYPLGQTAIWAMNGDELVAEYFYARIWAVPAGIMLFGLNGWFIGMQNARIPMWIAILQNVVHVGCSWFFAFRCGMGIAGIGYGSVVAQYLGVALAAVLIVANYREFITRIDWSAVFDMRPIRRFLVVNRDIIVRTLCIVAVYTFFTGASARMEDRTLLAVNTILLQLFTLFSYMTDGFAQAAEALTGRFIGARDGRSLHRCIRNSIFWSLAVAAVFVGIYLVWWRDLLHVFTLNSPESSAYIIATAGDYIGWIIAIPIASSLPFLMDGIMVGATRTRVMRDSMILSTIIYFAIFFAFSPLIGNNALWCAFLLYMLLRGVLQYFMTHRLKDIYRQADAA; translated from the coding sequence ATGAATCGGGAAATCCTGCGGCTCGCGCTTCCGAACATCGTTTCCAACATCACCGTCCCCGTCATGGGCATCGCCAGCACGATGATCGCCGGCAATCTGGGCGGCGGCGACACCACGCGCGCGATCGGATCGCTGGCCGTCGGCGTTTCGATCTTCAACTTCATCTACTGGAACTGCTCCTTCCTGCGCATGGGCACGAGCGGACTGACGGCGCAGGCCTACGGCGCGAAGAACCACCGCGAATGCACCGCCACGCTGGCGCGCACGCTGCTCGTCGCGGCCGTATTGGGCGCACTGATCCTGCTGCTGCAATACCCGCTCGGCCAAACGGCGATCTGGGCCATGAACGGCGACGAACTGGTCGCCGAATACTTCTACGCCCGCATCTGGGCCGTACCGGCGGGCATCATGCTCTTCGGCCTCAACGGCTGGTTCATCGGGATGCAGAACGCCCGCATCCCCATGTGGATCGCCATTCTGCAAAACGTCGTCCATGTCGGCTGTTCGTGGTTCTTCGCCTTCCGCTGCGGGATGGGCATCGCCGGCATCGGTTACGGCTCGGTCGTCGCCCAGTATCTCGGCGTGGCGCTGGCCGCCGTGCTGATCGTGGCCAACTATCGGGAGTTCATCACGCGCATCGACTGGTCGGCGGTCTTCGACATGCGGCCAATCCGGCGCTTTCTGGTCGTCAATCGCGACATCATCGTCCGCACGCTCTGCATCGTAGCCGTCTACACCTTCTTCACCGGCGCATCGGCCCGCATGGAGGATCGGACACTGCTGGCCGTCAACACCATCCTGTTGCAGCTGTTCACCCTCTTCTCCTACATGACCGACGGTTTCGCGCAGGCGGCCGAGGCGCTCACGGGACGGTTCATCGGCGCACGCGACGGGCGGTCGCTGCACCGCTGCATCCGCAACTCGATCTTCTGGTCGCTGGCCGTCGCGGCGGTCTTCGTCGGCATCTACCTCGTCTGGTGGCGCGACCTGCTGCACGTCTTCACCCTGAACAGCCCCGAATCATCGGCCTACATCATCGCAACGGCAGGCGATTACATCGGCTGGATCATCGCCATTCCGATCGCCAGTTCGCTCCCCTTTCTGATGGACGGCATCATGGTCGGCGCGACCCGCACGCGGGTCATGCGCGACTCGATGATTCTGTCGACGATCATCTACTTCGCCATCTTCTTCGCCTTCTCGCCGCTGATCGGCAACAACGCGTTGTGGTGCGCCTTCCTGCTCTACATGCTGCTGCGCGGCGTATTGCAATACTTCATGACCCACCGTTTGAAGGACATCTACCGGCAGGCGGACGCCGCCTGA
- a CDS encoding flavodoxin family protein: MNVLLLNASPRPAGIVSQALDAAASTARQAGAETVKAELYRAPIAPCTGCMRCRATGVCPLPHDAAHELGEAIRRADLLVVGTPTYWGGMAARLKLLFERLVPVFMGESPRGIPQPRLKGRQAVVIAACTTPWPFNLLFRQSRGAVRSVREVLSTGGMRIRSVEIAGTKALDGHLPEAARRKIERLVERVLKTK, from the coding sequence ATGAACGTACTGCTGCTCAATGCATCGCCCCGCCCCGCGGGGATCGTCTCGCAGGCGCTCGACGCAGCGGCCTCGACGGCCCGGCAGGCCGGAGCGGAAACGGTCAAGGCCGAGCTCTACCGTGCGCCGATCGCCCCCTGCACGGGATGTATGCGCTGCCGCGCGACCGGCGTCTGTCCGCTGCCGCACGATGCGGCGCACGAGTTGGGCGAAGCGATCCGCCGCGCCGACCTGCTCGTCGTCGGGACACCGACCTACTGGGGCGGGATGGCCGCGCGGCTGAAACTGCTCTTCGAACGGCTCGTGCCGGTCTTCATGGGCGAATCCCCGCGCGGAATTCCGCAGCCGCGTCTCAAAGGGCGGCAGGCCGTCGTCATCGCCGCCTGCACCACGCCGTGGCCCTTCAATCTGCTCTTCCGCCAGAGCCGGGGCGCCGTGCGCAGCGTGCGCGAAGTGCTCTCGACGGGAGGCATGCGCATCCGCTCGGTCGAGATCGCAGGCACCAAAGCGCTCGACGGTCATCTGCCCGAAGCCGCCAGACGCAAAATCGAACGGCTCGTGGAGCGGGTCCTGAAAACGAAATGA
- a CDS encoding pseudouridine synthase gives MKDYNSDSTVVLDRFARDKRKRTTTAERIERRPGPRRDADDTPREHAPRRASYNPHFTEDNRPVDERPRRPSGGSRYGEGRPSGPYRGRPDGPRSDRSGGYGGERSAAEDRPRPYGKKPFGAPKYGDKPAYGRKSAGKFGPKRPYGEQEGDFRHGERAGAPKRYGPKSAGGFKRDDRRGEVRPKSYPRYNPNVQTGEIRLNRFIAQSGLCSRREADDYIQAGLVSVNGVIVTELGSKVKPTDEVKFNDSRIEGEKKVYLVLNKPKGYVTSLEDPHADKTVMDLVKGACEERIYPVGRLDKNSLGLLLFTNDGDMTRQLTHPSYRKKKIYQVSLDKPLTRADMDRIAEGITLEDGEIHADEIAYVKEDKSEIGIEIHSGRNRIVRRIFESLGYSVRKLDRVYYAGLTKKNLKRGAWRFLTKEEVMRLKSGQYE, from the coding sequence ATGAAAGACTACAACAGCGACTCGACGGTGGTTCTCGACCGTTTCGCACGCGACAAGCGCAAGCGCACGACGACCGCCGAACGTATCGAACGTCGCCCCGGTCCCCGGCGTGATGCCGATGACACCCCGCGCGAACATGCCCCACGGCGTGCTTCGTACAATCCCCACTTCACGGAAGACAACCGCCCCGTCGACGAGCGCCCGCGCCGTCCGTCCGGCGGTTCCAGATATGGCGAAGGCCGGCCTTCGGGGCCTTACCGGGGCCGTCCGGACGGGCCCCGTTCGGATCGTTCGGGCGGCTACGGCGGCGAGCGTTCCGCGGCGGAGGATCGTCCGCGTCCCTACGGGAAGAAACCCTTCGGTGCGCCGAAATACGGCGACAAGCCTGCCTACGGCCGTAAATCCGCCGGCAAGTTCGGGCCCAAGCGCCCCTACGGCGAGCAGGAGGGGGATTTCCGTCACGGCGAACGTGCGGGGGCGCCGAAACGTTACGGTCCGAAGTCCGCGGGCGGATTCAAGCGCGACGATCGCCGCGGCGAGGTTCGGCCCAAGAGCTATCCCCGCTATAATCCCAACGTGCAGACGGGCGAAATCCGCCTGAACCGTTTCATCGCCCAGTCGGGACTCTGCTCGCGCCGCGAGGCCGACGACTATATCCAGGCCGGACTGGTTTCGGTCAACGGCGTGATCGTGACCGAATTGGGATCGAAGGTGAAGCCGACCGACGAGGTGAAGTTCAACGACAGCCGCATCGAGGGGGAAAAGAAGGTCTATCTGGTGCTCAACAAGCCCAAAGGCTATGTCACTTCGCTCGAAGATCCCCACGCCGACAAGACGGTGATGGATCTGGTGAAGGGCGCCTGCGAGGAGCGCATCTATCCGGTGGGGCGGCTCGACAAGAATTCGCTGGGGCTGCTGCTCTTCACCAACGACGGCGACATGACGCGCCAGTTGACGCACCCGTCGTACCGCAAGAAGAAGATCTATCAGGTGTCGCTCGACAAGCCGCTCACGCGGGCCGACATGGATCGTATCGCGGAGGGCATCACGCTCGAGGACGGCGAGATCCACGCCGACGAGATCGCCTACGTCAAGGAGGACAAGAGCGAGATCGGCATCGAGATCCACTCGGGGCGCAACCGCATCGTGCGGCGCATCTTCGAGTCGCTGGGTTACTCGGTGCGCAAACTCGACCGCGTTTACTACGCCGGCCTTACGAAGAAGAATCTCAAACGCGGCGCATGGCGCTTCCTGACCAAGGAGGAGGTGATGCGTCTCAAAAGCGGCCAGTACGAATAG
- a CDS encoding tetratricopeptide repeat protein, whose amino-acid sequence MKRFILMAAAAALLAIPAAEAQKVNKEATLSKLEKSDADIANPKKNAKAATWINRGRVYYDAAAEPTANLFAPMETTLLKLSVGDPTSTEEVTLNGSKAIAWNYPYFIAYERDGKIVAWKQLQEIKEGALDTAIEAYNKAYELDPKQASKIKNGLEQISNYASILGNVSIEAGEYLTGAEAYLAAYKAQQCPAFGEADPALLYYAGYLLTVDGANHPESFARGAQALNDALAAGYTDEAGDVYYYLFHSYYGQKDKDAAFLIKAKDALLAGIEKFPKNEKILDGLMQLYTSEEGVGDPADLVGMIDKSLESDPDNVDLWFGRGRVFYKLKNYDETINSFKKVVELKPDLYEGNYYLGLFYTVKADAMNTEMGQKNYRSQSEYDADLKEVNVVYMAALPYFEKAHQLKPDDVDTVDYIKSISFRLRDEPGMMDKYNEYNELLKKMKGLE is encoded by the coding sequence ATGAAAAGATTCATTTTGATGGCCGCAGCCGCTGCGTTGCTGGCCATTCCGGCTGCCGAAGCGCAGAAAGTGAATAAGGAGGCGACGTTGTCCAAACTCGAGAAGAGCGATGCCGACATCGCGAATCCCAAGAAGAACGCCAAGGCCGCCACGTGGATCAATCGCGGCAGGGTCTATTACGACGCCGCAGCGGAACCGACGGCCAACCTGTTCGCTCCGATGGAGACGACGCTGCTGAAACTTTCGGTGGGCGATCCCACGAGCACCGAGGAGGTGACGCTCAACGGTTCGAAAGCCATTGCATGGAACTATCCCTATTTCATCGCCTACGAGCGCGACGGGAAGATCGTGGCATGGAAGCAGTTGCAGGAGATCAAGGAAGGCGCCCTCGATACGGCGATCGAAGCCTATAACAAGGCCTACGAGCTGGATCCCAAGCAGGCGTCGAAGATCAAGAACGGTTTGGAGCAGATCTCCAATTACGCCTCGATTCTGGGCAATGTCTCGATCGAAGCGGGCGAATATCTTACGGGCGCCGAGGCCTATCTGGCCGCCTACAAGGCACAGCAGTGCCCCGCTTTCGGCGAGGCCGATCCGGCGCTCCTCTACTATGCCGGCTATCTGCTGACCGTCGACGGAGCGAACCATCCCGAATCGTTCGCGCGCGGTGCACAGGCGCTCAACGACGCGCTGGCCGCCGGTTATACCGACGAGGCGGGCGATGTCTACTACTATCTGTTCCACAGCTATTACGGCCAGAAAGACAAGGATGCGGCCTTCCTCATCAAGGCGAAGGACGCACTGCTGGCAGGTATCGAGAAGTTCCCGAAGAACGAGAAGATCCTCGACGGCCTGATGCAGCTCTATACCTCGGAGGAGGGCGTGGGTGATCCCGCCGACCTGGTGGGCATGATCGACAAGTCGCTCGAAAGCGATCCCGACAACGTCGACCTCTGGTTCGGCCGCGGCCGTGTCTTCTACAAATTGAAGAACTACGACGAGACGATCAATTCGTTCAAGAAGGTCGTCGAGTTGAAGCCCGACCTCTACGAGGGCAATTACTATCTGGGCCTGTTCTATACGGTCAAGGCCGACGCCATGAACACCGAGATGGGGCAGAAGAATTACCGCAGCCAGTCGGAGTACGATGCCGACCTGAAAGAGGTGAACGTCGTTTACATGGCGGCTCTGCCTTACTTCGAGAAGGCGCATCAGCTCAAACCCGACGACGTGGATACGGTCGATTACATCAAGTCGATCAGCTTCCGTCTGCGCGACGAACCGGGTATGATGGACAAGTACAATGAGTACAATGAGCTGCTCAAAAAGATGAAGGGTCTCGAATAA